In Cyprinus carpio isolate SPL01 chromosome A1, ASM1834038v1, whole genome shotgun sequence, the following proteins share a genomic window:
- the LOC109056234 gene encoding glycine receptor subunit beta-like: MLLKGLILLMLLVQFSAVSFAKEGGKPKKGKKGKQVVCPSQLSAEDLDRVPANSTSNILNRLMMTYDSRIRPNFKGIPVEDKVNIFINSFGSIQETTMDYRVNIFLRQRWNDPRLRLPTDFKSDALTVDPKMFQCLWKPDLFFANEKSANFHDVTQENILLFIFRNGDVLISMRLSVTLSCPLDLTLFPMDTQLCKMQLESFGYTTKDLVFMWQSGDPVQMDEIALPQFDVKQEDIKYGNCTKFYPGTGYYTCVEVIFTLRRQVGFYMMGVYAPTLLIVVLSWLSFWINPDASAARVPLGILSVLSLSSECMSLASELPKVSYVKAIDIWMIACLLFGFASLVEYAVVQVMLNSPKRIEEEKAKMTQKDKAREKENKTPAKANSANGTGGTPIHVSTLQVVENRCKKVCTSKSDLRSNDFSIVGSLPRDFELSNFDCYGKPIEVTDAPGKSQNKNNKKPAPPKPVIPSAAKRIDLYARALFPFTFLFFNVIYWSVYL, from the exons ATGCTTCTCAAAGGGCTGATTTTGTTGATGCTGTTAGTACAGTTCTCTGCAGTGAGCTTTGCCAAAGAAGGAGGCAAACCCaagaaggggaaaaaaggcaAACAGGTCGTCTGTCCCTC TCAGTTATCAGCAGAGGACTTGGACAGAGTCCCAGCCAACTCAACCAGCAACATACTCAACCGCTTGATGATGACCTATGATTCACGAATACGACCAAACTTCAAAG GTATCCCAGTGGaggataaggtgaacatcttcaTCAACAGTTTTGGGTCGATCCAGGAGACTACAAtg GATTACCGTGTTAATATATTCCTGCGTCAGCGCTGGAATGACCCACGGCTGCGGTTACCAACTGATTTTAAGTCCGATGCGTTGACCGTTGATCCAAAAATGTTCCAGTGCCTGTGGAAGCCAGATCTGTTTTTCGCCAATGAAAAAAGTGCTAATTTTCATGACGTTACACAGGAAAACATACTTCTGTTCATTTTCCGCAATGGAGATGTCCTCATCAGCATGAG attgtCTGTCACTCTTTCTTGCCCTCTGGATCTAACGCTGTTTCCTATGGACACCCAGCTCTGCAAGATGCAGTTAGAGAGCT ttggctATACCACGAAAGACCTGGTGTTTATGTGGCAGTCTGGAGACCCTGTTCAGATGGATGAGATTGCTTTGCCACAGTTTGATGTAAAGCAAGAGGATATCAAGTATGGAAATTGCACAAAGTTCTACCCGGGAACAG GTTATTATACATGTGTAGAAGTCATCTTCACTCTCAGGAGGCAGGTGGGCTTTTATATGATGGGTGTTTATGCTCCCACCCTGCTCATTGTCGTCCTCTCATGGCTGTCCTTCTGGATCAACCCAGACGCCAGTGCAGCTCGAGTGCCTTTAG GTATTCTGTCTGTCCTGTCGCTGTCGTCTGAGTGTATGTCTCTAGCATCTGAGCTTCCTAAGGTCTCCTATGTGAAAGCCATTGATATCTGGATGATTGCCTGTTTGCTGTTTGGTTTTGCCTCTCTTGTGGAGTACGCTGTGGTTCAG GTGATGCTGAACAGTCCCAAGCGCATTGAGGAAGAGAAGGCAAAGATGACTCAGAAAGATAAAGCGAGAGAAAAAGAGAACAAGACACCAGCTAAAGCTAACAGTGCCAATGGCACTGGCGGGACACCTATACATGTCAGCACACTACAG gttGTGGAAAACCGCTGTAAGAAGGTGTGTACTTCGAAATCTGATCTGCGCTCAAATGATTTCAGTATTGTCGGTTCTCTTCCACGAGATTTCGAACTCTCAAACTTTGACTGTTACGGCAAGCCCATAGAGGTCACAGACGCTCCCGGCAAATCACAGAACAAGAACAACAAGAAGCCAGCGCCTCCAAAACCTGTCATTCCGTCCGCTGCTAAACGGATTGATCTCTATGCACGAGCTCTGTTCCCTTTCACCTTCCTCTTCTTCAATGTTATTTACTGGTCTGTCTACCTGTGA